Part of the Granulicella cerasi genome is shown below.
ACGCAGGCGAAGGATGCCTTCGCGGATGAGCTTGGAGGCCTCGACGATAGCGAGCGCCTGCGCGGTATCGACGACGTCCGTAGAGGTAAGGCCAAAGTGCAGCCAGCGCGCGGAGTCCGAACCTGCAGCCTGCACGGTCTCGGCCACGGATGTCGTGAACGCCAGCACATCGTGGCGCGTGGTCTTTTCGATTTCGTTGATGCGATCGACGGTGAACCCGGCGTGCTGGCGGAGCTCCTTGGCAGCCTCGGCGGGAACCATGCCCGCAGCGGCGAGCGCATCGGTAGCGGCCAGTTCAACCTGAAGCCAGCGCGAGAACTTGGCCTGCTCGGACCACAGGTCGGCCATGGCAGGACGGGTGTAGCGAGAAATCATGTGTACTCCGGGGTTTTCGTCAAAATCTATAGCGCGTAACGATGCACTTTGCTGCTAGTGTAAATTGCGAGACTTTTCCAGAGCCCTCTTCCAGAGCTTATTCACTGAGTGGCAAAGGTTTAGGCAGTATCGCTCCCAATCCTGTCGGGTTGCGATATAATTATTTTGAGGACACCATGACTCTCGATCCATCGACGACCACTCCTTCGGAACAGTTTCCGGAATACCTGAATGATCTTGCGTCTTTTCGTTACACGCTGCGTAAATTTCTCGCGTTCAGCGAGGTAGCGTCCGAGCGTGCGGGCATTCAGGCACAGCAGTATCAGTTGATGCAGGTAATCGCCTCCATTCCGCCGGAACAACATACGTCGATCAGCTATCTGTCGGAGCGTATGGTGCTGCGCCATAACTCGACGGTGGAGCTTGTCGATCGTGCTGAGCGCGCCGGCCTGGTGGAGCGCCGCAATGATGCGCGCGACCTCCGTCGCTCGCTCGTTGTGCTGACGCCCAAGGGATCGCAGATCCTGCGCACGTTAGTGAAGGAGCACACGGAAGAGCTGAAGCGTTACGGCAGCGAGCTTCTCAACTCCCTGCAGCACGTGATGGAAGCAGTGAAATAGTGAGCCAGGTAGGGGTCTCTCGATTACGGGATTACACCGCCGACAGCCGGCTGCTTTACGTGAGCGGCCTGGCGTCTGCACTGGGAGCCGTAGCCGCTGTCGCGGCATGGTGCCTGCTGATGCTCATCGCATTGGCGACGAACCTTTTCTACTTTCATCAGTGGAGCTTCCTTGAGCGCGATCCGTGGGAAGCCAACCTGCGTTGGTGGAGCGTCTTCATTCCCGTCGTTGGCGGTCTGATCGTCGGCATGATCGCTCGCTTCCTTTCGCCGCGAGTCCGTGGGCACGGTATGCCCGAAGCCGTGGAGACGATCGTCTTCGGCGGCGGTCGTGTGCAGCCCCGCGTAGCGGTGCTGAAGCCGATTGCCACAGCGATTGCGATCGGTTCCGGTGGACCGTTCGGCGCAGAAGGCCCGGTGATCGTCACCGGTGGCGCGATTGGCTCGGTGCTCGGCCAGTTGCTGACGATGTCTGACAGCGAGCGCACTGTGCTGATGGTGGCGGGTGCCTCCGCAGGCATGGCGGCAACCTTCAACTGCCCTATGGCAGCCATTCTGCTGGCCGTGGAGATCCTGCTTTTCGAGTGGAAGCCGCGCTCGGTGGTCCCTGTCGCGATGGCTTGCGTAACCGCAGGTGCAGTGCGCCGCCTGCTGCTGGGGCCGGCGGCCTTGTTTGTAATGAAGCCGCAGACGCAGCCGGTCTATCACCAGCAGATGCTCGGCGCGCTGATCATCGGCGTCGCGGCAGCGTTCTTCTCTCTGCTTCTCAGCAAGGCGATCCGCCTCAGCGAGAAGATGTTCCACAAGCTCCCCTTCCACTGGATGTGGTGGCCCGCGATTGGCGGCCTCGGCGTCGGCATCGGTGGACTTTTCTTCCCGCGCGCGCTGGGCGTGGGCTACAGCACGCTGCAGCTGATGATCCTGAACGGCAGGCACACCGAGGTGAAAATCCTGGTGGGCATCCTGGT
Proteins encoded:
- a CDS encoding MarR family winged helix-turn-helix transcriptional regulator, coding for MTLDPSTTTPSEQFPEYLNDLASFRYTLRKFLAFSEVASERAGIQAQQYQLMQVIASIPPEQHTSISYLSERMVLRHNSTVELVDRAERAGLVERRNDARDLRRSLVVLTPKGSQILRTLVKEHTEELKRYGSELLNSLQHVMEAVK
- a CDS encoding chloride channel protein encodes the protein MSQVGVSRLRDYTADSRLLYVSGLASALGAVAAVAAWCLLMLIALATNLFYFHQWSFLERDPWEANLRWWSVFIPVVGGLIVGMIARFLSPRVRGHGMPEAVETIVFGGGRVQPRVAVLKPIATAIAIGSGGPFGAEGPVIVTGGAIGSVLGQLLTMSDSERTVLMVAGASAGMAATFNCPMAAILLAVEILLFEWKPRSVVPVAMACVTAGAVRRLLLGPAALFVMKPQTQPVYHQQMLGALIIGVAAAFFSLLLSKAIRLSEKMFHKLPFHWMWWPAIGGLGVGIGGLFFPRALGVGYSTLQLMILNGRHTEVKILVGILVVKSLIWVFALGSETAGGILAPLLLLGGAMGAMLGRAMPQMTAGSWVVVGMTSTLTGAIGCPLTSAMLALELTRNAGIMLPVLLACMASYGVSVLVQRRSMLTEALSAKGLHLSREFSVDPLETMLVSQAMHTSVFALNSDARVEEAKVWLRSMEERGAISWSHWQRIFPLVDAEGKLTGMLTRGRMVAAAQNGDSESPLADFAVADARTISPFHTLKAAAASMATYQLTSYPVVASDGKLLGVLTIEDLLKGRTQQDQRENSRRRVLRLRWPFGAAPQTVADAVTEVPPNMSPTRDEDETASH